AGGATGATGAACGAGTCGTTCAGCGTCCGCCCCCGCATGTAGGCGAGCGGCGCGACCTCGATGAGGCCGCGCTCGATATGCCGCGCGACCTGCGCCGGATCCATCATGTCGTAGAGCGGCCTGAGGTACGGCGTGATCTTCTCGTGCAGGTCGCCAGGGAGAAAACCGAGCGACTCCCCCGCCTCGACCGCGGGACGCGTCAGGATGATCCGCCCCGCCCGTTCGTCGACGAGGGCCTCCACCGCCATCGCCATGGCGAGGTAGGTCTTCCCGGTGCCGGCGGGCCCGATGCCGAAGACGATGTCGTTCCCGCGGATCGCATCGACGTACGCCTTCTGCCCCTCCGTCCTGGGCGTCACGAAGATCTTCTTCGACGGGACGCGTATCCTGTCGGAGAGAAACGCCTGCATCTCCCCCTCCCGGCGGCGGGCGACGGCGCGGATCGCGTAGGCGATGTCGTCCCTGCGGATCTCCCTGCCCAGGCGCGCGGCCTCGGAGAGTTCGCCGAGGACCGTCCGGCACCTCCCGACCCCGGGGCCGTCGCCGCATATCTTGACGGAGGTGCCCCGCGCGACAACGGTCACGCCGAACGCCTTCTCGAAGGCCCGCAGATGCTCCTCGCGGCCGCCGCAGACCGCGCCCGCCTGCTGCGGCGTGTCGAAATCGAGGCGAAACTCGGCCATCGCGCGTCGATCCCCCCGGAGCGCCTCTCAGCCCCCGATCCGGATATGAAGCTCCTTCAGCTGCGCGGGGCTCACCGGGGAGGGCGAGCCGGTCATCGGGCACGAGGCCTTCTGCGTCTTCGGGAAGGCGATCACGTCCCGGATGGTCTCCCGCCCCGCCATCAGCATCACCAGCCGGTCGAGCCCGAGCGCGATCCCCGCGTGGGGCGGGGCGCCGTGTCGAAGCGCGGCGAGGAAGAAGCCGAAACGGTCCTCGACGACCTTGTCGTCGAGCCGGAGCAACGCGAAGATCCGGCGCTGGAGCCCCTCGTCGTGGATCCGCACGCTCCCGCTGCCCAACTCGCACCCGTTCAGCACGAGGTCGTACGAGGAGGACCGGACCCGGAGCGGTTCGGTATCGAGGAGCGCCTCCTCCCCGGCCTTCGGTGCGGTGAACGGATGGTGCTCGCTGTCGAGGCGCTTCTCCTCCTCGTTCCAGGTGAAGAGCGGGAACTCCGTGATCCAGGCGAACCTGAACTCCCCGGCGGCGGCGAGCGTGAGCTCGCGGCCGAGACGGTTCCTTATCGCGGAGAGCGTCGCGCGGGCGACCGGCGGGGCGGCGGCGACGAGGAGGATGAGGTCGCCCGCGGCGGCGGCGAGAGCGCCGCGGAGCCCGGCGAGCTTCTCGGCCCCGAAAAACTTCGCGATCGGCGACTCGAGAGACTCCGCCCCCACCCTGAACCAGGCCAGTCCCCCGGCCCCCTGCGCCGTCGCGAAGGCGGTCAGCCCGTCGAGCGCGGAGCGCGACCAGCTTCCGCAGCCCGGGGCCGCGAGCCCCTTCACGCACCCGCCCTCCGCCAGCGCCGACTCGAAGCCGCGGAACGCGGAGCCCCCCATGATCCCGGTGACGTCCTTGAGTTCGAGGCCGAATCGGAGATCGGGCTTGTCGGTCCCGAACCGTTCCATCGCGTCCAGGTGGGCGATGCGCGGAAACGGAACGGGCAGCTCGACGCCGAGCGTTTTCGAGAAGACGCGGGCGAGCATCCCCTCCACCACCTCGAAGACGTCCTCCTCCCCCGCGAAGCTCATCTCCAAATCCACCTGCGTGAACTCGGGCTGGCGGTCCGCCCGCAGATCCTCATCCCGGAAGCATTTGCAGATCTGGAAGTAGCGCTCCATCCCCCCGACCATGAGGAGCTGTTTCAGGAGCTGGGGCGACTGGGGGAGGGCGAAGAACGTTCCCGGCTGCGTCCGGCTCGGGACGAGGTAGT
This is a stretch of genomic DNA from Chlamydiota bacterium. It encodes these proteins:
- a CDS encoding PhoH family protein, translating into MAEFRLDFDTPQQAGAVCGGREEHLRAFEKAFGVTVVARGTSVKICGDGPGVGRCRTVLGELSEAARLGREIRRDDIAYAIRAVARRREGEMQAFLSDRIRVPSKKIFVTPRTEGQKAYVDAIRGNDIVFGIGPAGTGKTYLAMAMAVEALVDERAGRIILTRPAVEAGESLGFLPGDLHEKITPYLRPLYDMMDPAQVARHIERGLIEVAPLAYMRGRTLNDSFIILDEAQNSTAEQMKMFLTRLGPGSKAVVTGDITQVDLPGHRASGLVQVQSVLRAVDGIRFAYLTERDVVRHELVQRIVKAYARAGNGKGRGGRGA
- the aspS gene encoding aspartate--tRNA ligase translates to MTMRTHWCGALNAGHAGERVSLCGWVHRRRDHGGLIFADLRDRSGLAQVVFNPEASAEIHARAESLRGEYVIAVSGAVRRRPPGTENPKLPSGEVELLADTLTVLARAQTPPFSVEDEGEVGEDLRLAYRYLDLRRPGLQKALETRHRAALEARNYLDARGFLEIETPILTKSTPEGARDYLVPSRTQPGTFFALPQSPQLLKQLLMVGGMERYFQICKCFRDEDLRADRQPEFTQVDLEMSFAGEEDVFEVVEGMLARVFSKTLGVELPVPFPRIAHLDAMERFGTDKPDLRFGLELKDVTGIMGGSAFRGFESALAEGGCVKGLAAPGCGSWSRSALDGLTAFATAQGAGGLAWFRVGAESLESPIAKFFGAEKLAGLRGALAAAAGDLILLVAAAPPVARATLSAIRNRLGRELTLAAAGEFRFAWITEFPLFTWNEEEKRLDSEHHPFTAPKAGEEALLDTEPLRVRSSSYDLVLNGCELGSGSVRIHDEGLQRRIFALLRLDDKVVEDRFGFFLAALRHGAPPHAGIALGLDRLVMLMAGRETIRDVIAFPKTQKASCPMTGSPSPVSPAQLKELHIRIGG